Proteins co-encoded in one Phytoactinopolyspora mesophila genomic window:
- a CDS encoding response regulator — translation MTDPDPAAIVAPSADDPGPTPIRVLLADDHEPIRTALRFVLDAAADVVVVGEAADGDSAVTNARALRPDVVLMDVQMPRAGGIDATREIVREELADVLVLTTFDLDEYVFGALRAGAAGFLLKTAEPGDILSAVRRVAAGDGVVAPEVTRQVLATFVSLPDSGDDAPDPAAPALDRLAELTPRERDVLIALGGGQSNQQIADGLVITEATAKTHVSRILGKLGCTSRVQAAILAREAGLV, via the coding sequence ATGACCGATCCAGACCCGGCAGCCATTGTTGCCCCAAGTGCCGACGACCCCGGGCCCACGCCGATCAGAGTCCTGCTGGCCGATGACCACGAGCCGATCAGGACCGCGCTGCGTTTCGTTCTCGACGCGGCGGCCGACGTCGTCGTCGTGGGTGAGGCCGCGGACGGCGACAGCGCCGTGACCAACGCGCGGGCACTACGGCCGGACGTCGTGCTGATGGATGTACAGATGCCGCGCGCCGGCGGGATCGACGCCACCCGGGAGATCGTGCGCGAAGAACTGGCAGACGTGCTCGTGCTCACCACGTTCGATCTCGACGAGTACGTCTTCGGCGCGCTGCGTGCCGGTGCGGCCGGGTTCCTGCTGAAGACCGCCGAGCCAGGCGACATCCTCTCCGCGGTCCGCAGGGTCGCGGCCGGGGATGGCGTCGTGGCACCCGAAGTGACCCGCCAAGTGCTCGCGACCTTCGTGTCGCTGCCCGACTCAGGCGACGACGCACCTGACCCGGCCGCGCCGGCGCTCGATCGCCTCGCCGAACTGACGCCGCGCGAACGAGACGTGCTCATCGCGCTGGGCGGCGGACAATCGAACCAGCAGATAGCCGACGGCCTGGTCATCACCGAAGCCACTGCCAAGACGCACGTGTCACGCATTCTGGGCAAGCTGGGCTGCACCAGCCGGGTCCAAGCCGCCATCCTGGCCCGCGAGGCCGGTCTCGTGTAG
- a CDS encoding ABC transporter permease, whose amino-acid sequence MTAATTSRLRIRDALAVAFTSLRTRRLRTVLTASGVAVGIAAMVAVLGVSTSSRADLVATLDELGTNMLTVQPGQSFTGVRTALPDSAPGAIRRVDDVGQAAATASFDATVRRTERVPAAQTGGIRVAATEPSLLDTLQTGLAAGRFFDAAPHEYPTVVLGAIAAERLGINSIDDQPLVWLGDTWFVVVGILEPVVLAPEIDSTALVGFPAAAQVLHADPADITPTSVYVRTQPDRLDDVRQLLPRTANPQTPEAVRVSRPSDALAARAAVDTTFTALLLGLGGVALLVGGIGIANVMVISVLERRKEIGLRRSLGATRRHILIQFLLEAIALAGVGGLIGTAIGVGITVGYAASRGWSFALPPEGLVAATVLAVLVGALAGFYPAARAARLQPAEAVRPR is encoded by the coding sequence ATGACCGCGGCCACAACCAGCAGGCTCCGTATCCGAGATGCCTTGGCCGTTGCATTCACCAGCCTGCGGACTCGACGTCTACGCACCGTGCTCACCGCCAGTGGTGTTGCCGTTGGGATCGCGGCGATGGTCGCTGTGCTGGGCGTATCGACCTCGAGCCGGGCAGACCTCGTCGCGACGCTGGATGAGCTCGGCACCAACATGCTCACCGTCCAACCGGGCCAGTCGTTTACCGGCGTCCGAACCGCACTCCCGGACAGCGCGCCCGGCGCTATCCGCCGCGTAGATGACGTCGGACAAGCGGCCGCCACCGCATCGTTCGACGCTACCGTGCGACGCACCGAGCGGGTGCCGGCCGCACAGACCGGCGGCATCCGGGTGGCGGCTACCGAACCGTCGCTGCTCGATACGCTCCAAACCGGACTCGCGGCCGGCCGTTTCTTCGACGCCGCACCTCACGAGTACCCTACGGTCGTTCTGGGGGCGATAGCCGCTGAGCGACTCGGCATCAACAGCATCGACGATCAACCACTCGTGTGGCTCGGAGACACCTGGTTCGTGGTTGTGGGCATCCTCGAACCCGTCGTCCTGGCGCCGGAGATCGATAGCACCGCGCTTGTCGGCTTTCCAGCCGCAGCTCAGGTGCTACACGCCGACCCAGCCGACATCACGCCGACCAGCGTGTACGTTCGCACCCAACCCGACCGGCTCGACGACGTCCGTCAGCTCCTGCCACGAACCGCCAATCCACAGACCCCGGAGGCGGTCCGCGTCAGTCGTCCGTCCGATGCGCTCGCCGCCCGGGCCGCCGTCGACACCACCTTCACCGCACTCCTGCTGGGGCTCGGTGGGGTCGCTCTCCTCGTCGGCGGAATTGGGATCGCGAACGTCATGGTCATCTCGGTGCTGGAGCGGCGTAAGGAGATCGGCCTGCGCCGGTCGCTCGGTGCCACCCGTCGCCACATCCTGATCCAGTTCCTCCTCGAGGCGATCGCCCTGGCCGGTGTCGGCGGACTCATCGGTACGGCCATCGGCGTCGGAATCACCGTCGGCTACGCCGCCAGCCGCGGATGGTCATTCGCGCTTCCACCTGAAGGGTTAGTCGCGGCAACCGTCCTCGCCGTGCTGGTCGGTGCCCTTGCCGGCTTCTACCCCGCGGCCCGCGCTGCCCGGCTCCAGCCCGCGGAAGCCGTCCGGCCCAGATAA
- a CDS encoding ABC transporter ATP-binding protein: MRRGAHTRAEQSAVLEFVDVVKEYKGVPPVRALDGVSLRVDSGELFAVMGQSGSGKSTLLNLAGALDRPTSGVVRIDGHDVSRLSDTRLSSLRGRRIGFVFQQFVLIEGLTAMANVATALVYQGLSTKKRRARAIAALERVGLGGRIHHRPGQLSGGEQQRVAIARALVGEPAVILADEPTGNLDSGTGMQTVDLLRELHRDGATIGVVTHDSTLADELPRVVTIRDGHIESDTSSGGPR; the protein is encoded by the coding sequence ATGAGGCGCGGGGCCCACACACGTGCCGAGCAGTCGGCAGTTCTTGAGTTCGTGGACGTGGTGAAGGAGTACAAGGGGGTTCCGCCGGTCCGCGCCCTCGACGGGGTGAGTTTGCGGGTGGACTCCGGTGAGCTGTTCGCCGTCATGGGCCAATCTGGGTCGGGAAAGTCCACGTTGCTCAACCTGGCCGGCGCACTTGACCGCCCGACATCTGGTGTGGTCCGAATCGACGGTCATGACGTGTCTCGGCTCAGCGATACCCGGCTGTCGTCCCTGCGCGGCCGCCGTATCGGATTCGTCTTCCAGCAGTTCGTCCTGATCGAAGGACTCACCGCCATGGCCAACGTGGCTACCGCGCTGGTTTATCAGGGCCTCTCGACCAAGAAACGCCGGGCACGTGCCATCGCCGCTCTCGAGCGCGTAGGCCTGGGCGGCAGGATTCACCATCGCCCCGGCCAACTGTCCGGCGGCGAGCAACAGCGGGTGGCAATCGCCCGCGCACTCGTGGGCGAACCAGCGGTTATTTTGGCTGACGAGCCGACCGGAAATCTGGACTCGGGAACCGGCATGCAGACGGTGGATCTCCTCCGTGAGCTCCACCGAGATGGTGCGACGATCGGCGTCGTCACCCACGATTCGACCCTCGCCGACGAACTCCCACGCGTCGTGACCATCCGCGATGGGCATATCGAGTCCGACACGTCTTCAGGAGGGCCGAGATGA
- a CDS encoding peptidoglycan-binding protein, with product MAALCTAGVLVSGCTAAATPRPQETPPTENVVTAPVTRQDLATDDQLAGWLGYGEPIPLSASREGMVTKLPREGAVIRRGDVVAEIDGKATRLLYGQTPAWRRLSAGVPKGPDIKQLNDNLAALGYAKRDDLPDDLFDWRTRMAVYAWQHELNLPRTGVVEFGDVLFAPAAVRVEKVESPLGATVAPGQVLADVTGTDQLVAIDLDAALRDTVHEGLAVVVVLPDRTRTEATVASVGRTISGDPASEQEPIVKVEVELASELDELDASPVTVVVERVLAADALTVPVGALVARPGGGYAVERARAGGTELVTVEPGQFADGLVEITGGIAEGDEVVVPS from the coding sequence GTGGCAGCGCTGTGTACCGCCGGGGTGCTCGTCTCAGGATGCACCGCCGCGGCAACGCCCAGGCCACAGGAGACCCCGCCGACGGAAAACGTCGTCACCGCGCCGGTGACCCGGCAGGACCTCGCCACCGACGACCAACTGGCCGGGTGGCTCGGGTACGGCGAACCGATCCCACTCTCGGCCAGCCGGGAAGGCATGGTGACGAAGTTGCCAAGGGAGGGCGCGGTGATCCGTCGGGGCGACGTCGTCGCGGAGATCGACGGCAAGGCCACCCGGCTGCTGTATGGCCAGACACCGGCGTGGCGGCGGCTGTCGGCGGGTGTCCCCAAGGGCCCTGACATCAAGCAGCTGAACGATAATCTCGCGGCGCTCGGTTATGCCAAACGCGACGATTTGCCCGACGATCTGTTCGACTGGCGGACCCGTATGGCCGTGTACGCCTGGCAGCACGAGCTGAATCTGCCTCGGACCGGGGTGGTGGAGTTCGGTGACGTGCTGTTCGCTCCGGCCGCGGTTCGGGTCGAGAAGGTGGAGTCGCCCCTGGGCGCGACGGTCGCGCCCGGCCAGGTGTTAGCAGACGTAACTGGCACTGATCAGCTCGTGGCCATCGACCTCGATGCCGCCCTACGTGACACCGTGCACGAAGGCCTGGCGGTGGTGGTGGTGCTGCCGGACCGCACTCGTACCGAGGCCACCGTGGCGTCGGTCGGGCGGACCATCTCCGGTGATCCAGCCTCCGAACAGGAACCGATCGTCAAGGTCGAGGTGGAACTCGCCAGCGAGCTTGATGAACTCGACGCCTCCCCGGTGACCGTGGTGGTCGAACGCGTCCTCGCCGCGGACGCGTTGACCGTTCCCGTCGGGGCATTGGTGGCACGGCCCGGCGGCGGCTACGCGGTGGAGAGAGCCCGGGCCGGCGGGACCGAGCTGGTGACGGTGGAGCCTGGCCAGTTCGCCGACGGGCTGGTCGAGATCACTGGCGGCATAGCCGAGGGGGACGAAGTTGTGGTGCCGTCATGA